The DNA segment CTCGCATAATCGTTTCTCCTCTTTGTGCTTTTCCTCTAATAAATTTATCTCTAATCGATGCCTGAATCAATTTTAGTTAGCGACTGTACAATTAATTTCCTCCGATTAACCATAAAATCGAGTGTAAGTGGAGCACGTACTTATCTATAATGTCCTTAATTTTTCTAGCTGCACATTCAGCGATAACCTGTTGCCTGTTTTTTAATTCCTCTAAAAATTCCGACTCAGCAGCATCGAGCTGAGTTTGAAACTCTTGCAACTTAACTTTCACTACCTCGTCGACTTGTTTCTGATAAATTTCTTGCAATTCAGAACGAATTTTCTCCTTCTGTCCAGCAAGAAATTTCGTTTCGTCCCTGGCTAATTTCTAAAAGCGAATAGAAGTTAATATTTATAAATGCATATAAATATTAATCATCCTATTACCTCCGCTTTCTTGGCGTCATCGAGAGCTAAGTGTAACGAAGAATTTTTCTGCTCTAGAATCGAGTTTCTGCTATTCTCTTCCTTCAATTTCAATTGTAAATTTTCTTTCTCTTGTCTGAGGACGATCAATTCGGCCTCGCAGGTATCCAAGGCCTTGTGAATCACGTCCATTTCGTTACGAACTTCACCGCCTTTTAGTCGCTCTTTACCTAACTCTTGGTGAAGAGACTTCAATGTCTCTTCAGTTTGCTGATTCTTTTCTAATAGTTTGCTATACTCGATTTTTAACTTATCGTATCTATTTTCTGCCTCTTGTACAAATGATTTGTAATTTTCCAGTTCGTCAGCATGATCTTTCAACAGTTCTACCTTCTCTTTCGTAGCGATGTCATTTTTCTCTTTGTACCCAGCCGCAAGGTCTAAGGCCTTCGACAGTTCACCCTCGCAACGTTTGATTTGCGATTGAAATTCCGAAATCTCCGACTGATGCTTTTCCGTAACGTTCTTAAGGTTCGTTTGTAAAGTATTGTACTCGTTTTCTAACACGTGAACCTGTTGCTTCAATTTGGACCACGCATTATGGAACTGTGCTATCAACTCGTTCTTCTCGTTATCAACCCTGAGCGCCACTGCAACTTTTTCTTGTTGCTCTAATAATCGTTTTTGGAGCTCCTGAATTAAATGCTCGCAGTGCTACaaaatggaagtttcgcattgttCGGTATGTCATAGACATTGGGAAAGAAGCATTTCCCTCGATGGTTGAATTAGAACGTAAAATCTGATTTTGTTTGCGTTAGGCGGAGTAGGAGAAAAAGAGTCGTCGATCAGCTAAACGTAGCCAGCTTTGTTAGTTAAAGCATTTGTCCGTAAACGAACGATACGAGTTCGAATCTCTATTAATGCAAGCATTAATAATTTTGATACTTTTGGTGCAAGCATCGGTCAGAAAAGCATTAAGCAGGATCTTGTGGTGGGTAGACGTAAATGTACACGCCTTAAATATATACCTCGCGCAGTTCGACAAAGAATATGAATAGGTATAACGAAAGTTAGGGAGATAAACGTAATATATCGAGCAGGAATGATCAGGAATTGGTACTTGATAGGGATACTGCATGCAGGGATATTTGCAATGTATTGCTTTATATATCTTCAATTTACACCCTACTTTTAAGAAAACGGTCCTTCAAGCCAAACACGATATAAGTGAGCTCACTTTTACTAATAATCAAGACAATCGAATCCCTTTCGCGAACGAATGTAGAGAGCAGGAAAAAATTTATGCGGCAATATATCGATTCGTGGGAGAGCCCAATCGTAAAACTTTATTGTTACATACCTCTCGACGAAATTTTTCTTCTTCTAACTTAATCCTATGTATCTCTTCTTGCGTTTTGTTCCCGTTATTGTCCCAGAAATCTGACAACGATAAAAGTCGTTGGGATTTTCTAGgataaaagtaaaaagaaaTTATTATCGTCAGAATCGTATAATTCGAATGTTACACGTATAGAAATACGTGTACTGAAATTACCTTGGCAAAAATTCTGTGTTTGTAGAGGCATGAACGCTGCTTTTCGAAAGTGGTACGTCATGTACCGGTTTCGTGTATTGCACGTGCCCGTTTTGTTGTAACATTTTGTAAGGGTCTAACAAATGTAATATATTATGCTCGACACTCTTTGTCGACGATGTTGTATTACATTGCGTTGGTTCGTTATGCAATGAAGCATCCAATTTTTTATGCATAGAGTGCGTTTGATTGTCGTGAACATTAACCGAGCTCATGCTATTTGCGTTCTCTGCAGTTAAGGGTGTTTGTTGAGCAaccgtttcctttttttctacaTCATTCGTTTTTAAAACTGATCTATCAATACTGTTTAAATTGGTCAGTGCAGTTTCTATGTCCCCAGTCTTAGGAGTTTGATTCTGCATACTTTTCTCCCATGTTTTAAATTCTGAGATCATTTTGTCAGTCTCATTCATATGGAATGAATCATTATATGGCAATGATATATCAGCAAATATATCAGACTTCTTTTTAGATGTAATTGGTAAAAGACGATTTGCATCTTGTGGATCAAATTCTAATCTTCGATTACTGGAGTGCTTGTACGCACTACCGTAGCTTATGTTTCTAAAACTATCATTACTTTCGCTGGATAACATACAATTTTGTTCCTTGAGGCAATGATGCGCAGAAACTCTGTTTATCCTTTTCGATAATTCTAATTCAGTGGCTTCCATTTCTTGAAGCAACTCGTCCACTTCAGAGAGCTCCATTTCATGTACAATAGCTTTAGAGTGTGATCGGTCTGACACGCTAGGTAAATTTGAGGTACATGGCTTAACATATGTATTATTTCTGTTTAAACAACAATTAACTGAACAAGAGCAAAGTTCCCCTGCACAAGAAGTGACAGTAACATGCGGGAGACCCACGTTACAAGCAGCAGAGGGCACCACCACAGAGGACTTGGGCATTAAAAGATCATGCTTGTTCTTGTCACATTCGTTAGCATTAATCACGTTAGTATCAACAGACACAGGTAAATGATTTCCCAACTTTATGTCATTGTGATGGGAATTAATGTGGCTCGAGAATGAATGATTATTAGGAGTCGAAGGGACAGACAAGGATTGACGAGGTTTCACAGGTGTATTTTGCAAGCTACAGTTCTCGCTTACGCAGAATCTAATCTTGGGTAATGTTTGTTTAAACTTGGCAGTGGTATTAGTATGAACCTGCGATTCCAGTGAATTATTTAGGAAAGTCGCATCTAAGCTAGTATCTTTGGACTCAATAGCAGAGATTCTGCTTTCTAATGTTTGCATATGCCCCACAAGCTCCGATATTACACCGGTTCTCTTACTACTGTGGTCTGTTTTCGCCTGATTTGAACTAACATCAGATTCTGAAGATGACGGTACAAGGAATAGGTCGGGTGGAATTAAGAGTAAAACGTCGGTATCATCAGAATCACTCATCATCCATTTAAATCTCCTTTCACCAAAGCAAATCAAATCCGGTTATCGATATATTCCAAGCGAGTTTTATATTTACACAGTATTTACACGTTATTCTATACATCCCTCCACAACAGTAAGCAGTGTAAACAAATGGTTGAACTCACTACCTTATTCATTTAATATAGAAAGAAGGTTATAAACGGCCTATCAATATTTTTAAACAGCTGCCACACATTCCTCCGTTTTCATTAATAAAATACTCGATACTACAACGCGCACGCATTTCTTAAAATCAGTTAACTAACCAAACAGACGTTCAAAAGAAAGCATCCCGGTCACAACTGAAACGTGAGTACACTGATGCCATCGGTAGATGGCAGCACGAGGAACTTGGAGAACCTGCGTTTTATTAAGTTCTTTTTACATGCATAATTATTTTGAAATTACTGTTGTGAAGAAATTAATTTCTCTCGATTCATGTATATTACTTGAATATATTACGTATGGTTTAATTTTTAACGTAATTCttgtattatatgaaaaatgtatgtatataatttAATTCAAACTCAAAATAGGATGTCCTCAAAGAGAAGTGCAAAGTGGTGTAGTTAATTGGTTCTCCCTTTAAAAGAATAGTTAGTAAAGTTTCATTTCGAATAATATTAGTTGTAAATTATAATGTACACCTTATTACAACATAGATCGATAGAAAATATAGAAAAGTTCGGGAAGTATACGCCTATTCTAGTAGTACTTAGCACAAGTAGATGTACAATATATTAAAATAACATAGCGACTGCAGTAAAATAATGGAGATAAAAGGAGAAGGAGAAAAGAGATATTTTTGGAATAGAATGGAGGcgttaaaatgtcaagaaatagtTATCGATACCATTTGTTCAAATTTCGACGACGATCATCATCATGTTCCATGCGTGTAGCAGCAGTACGAGGGTAGCATCGAAAATGATTCCCCGGAAATACACAGATTGTGCGATTCCCGATGTTCGAGAACCAGCTTCGAATCCATTTCGAAGTTCAGTATGTGGAGCAATGTTCTGAAACTGCGCGGATTATTACTCTGCGATTAGATATCGAATTCAGTATCGCAATATGAATCGCATCGTTCCGGGTTGTAAAATCTGTCAGTAGAATCTGTTGACTTTATTTGCGAATAGGATGCTGTAAAATTAAAATCAAATATATTCTCCTCTTTTTCTTACTTTATACAAAGCTAAAGAGTAAAGAAAGCGAGGGAAACAAACGAGTTACAGTCCTCCTCGCCATCCCTTGTTTATCGAAATGTAAGCACTTCATGCTTCGATTAATGGACGCGTCTTCGAGATACAACGTCACCGAGATACAACGCGATCATTTCACTTTCTTAGCTTTAGTTTTAGATTTCTTGTGTTCGCGACTTATTTTAAGAACAACGCGTGTCAGTTAACCGAAGTGGACATACGAG comes from the Xylocopa sonorina isolate GNS202 chromosome 1, iyXylSono1_principal, whole genome shotgun sequence genome and includes:
- the Cnb gene encoding centriole duplication and spindle assembly protein centrobin, which produces MMSDSDDTDVLLLIPPDLFLVPSSSESDVSSNQAKTDHSSKRTGVISELVGHMQTLESRISAIESKDTSLDATFLNNSLESQVHTNTTAKFKQTLPKIRFCVSENCSLQNTPVKPRQSLSVPSTPNNHSFSSHINSHHNDIKLGNHLPVSVDTNVINANECDKNKHDLLMPKSSVVVPSAACNVGLPHVTVTSCAGELCSCSVNCCLNRNNTYVKPCTSNLPSVSDRSHSKAIVHEMELSEVDELLQEMEATELELSKRINRVSAHHCLKEQNCMLSSESNDSFRNISYGSAYKHSSNRRLEFDPQDANRLLPITSKKKSDIFADISLPYNDSFHMNETDKMISEFKTWEKSMQNQTPKTGDIETALTNLNSIDRSVLKTNDVEKKETVAQQTPLTAENANSMSSVNVHDNQTHSMHKKLDASLHNEPTQCNTTSSTKSVEHNILHLLDPYKMLQQNGHVQYTKPVHDVPLSKSSVHASTNTEFLPRKSQRLLSLSDFWDNNGNKTQEEIHRIKLEEEKFRREHCEHLIQELQKRLLEQQEKVAVALRVDNEKNELIAQFHNAWSKLKQQVHVLENEYNTLQTNLKNVTEKHQSEISEFQSQIKRCEGELSKALDLAAGYKEKNDIATKEKVELLKDHADELENYKSFVQEAENRYDKLKIEYSKLLEKNQQTEETLKSLHQELGKERLKGGEVRNEMDVIHKALDTCEAELIVLRQEKENLQLKLKEENSRNSILEQKNSSLHLALDDAKKAEKLARDETKFLAGQKEKIRSELQEIYQKQVDEVVKVKLQEFQTQLDAAESEFLEELKNRQQVIAECAARKIKDIIDKHRLEINLLEEKHKEEKRLCELQLAEALQKSSFLESQLHSQRATKSQLAEQLHSVMQKQWQQALQIISGGNMENLTPLQKIHAEKLFESRVPKKSESMPNCCSKVSQEPIKLSSHENCSDANNFRDQNDRIRAMMTSLDDTPVTSRRESKDDIRKYVKMIAEMQQTREEFSKIRENIASPPLVCREVPRKHYLKKESSSREEDSIVWQAASETTQDTSEFMSIPQRMSAKGDQQKNKPPWK